One part of the Paenibacillus silvisoli genome encodes these proteins:
- a CDS encoding ATP-binding cassette domain-containing protein — MASALPQREVSVPQPQAVKSPITESRAAATVTAGAVSEERSSSRGLQIEARGAVVRFGDLTVLREVNLSIPSGQFLAVVGRSGCGKSTLLRLLAGLEEAAAGTVTLGGTAVSGLRPDVRVMFQDARLLPWKTVLDNVRVGVPGGDRAKALAALELVGLADRAKEWPSVLSGGQRQRVALARALAGEPSLLLFDEPLGALDALTRIEMQSLIERLWREKRFTAVLVTHDVGEAVALADRVVLVENGTIAQDVDIALARPREKDNGFAHYENTILNRVLARQPAEAGQAGFSI; from the coding sequence ATGGCATCCGCACTTCCGCAACGGGAAGTAAGCGTACCTCAACCTCAGGCGGTGAAGTCGCCAATCACCGAATCGCGGGCGGCGGCGACGGTTACCGCCGGCGCGGTATCAGAAGAGCGTAGCTCCTCCCGAGGATTGCAAATCGAGGCGCGCGGCGCGGTCGTCCGCTTCGGCGATCTCACCGTGCTGCGCGAGGTGAATCTGTCGATTCCGTCGGGCCAGTTTCTGGCGGTCGTCGGACGAAGCGGCTGCGGCAAAAGCACGCTGCTCCGTCTGCTCGCCGGCCTTGAAGAGGCCGCGGCGGGCACGGTCACGCTCGGCGGAACGGCCGTCTCCGGCTTGCGGCCTGACGTGCGGGTCATGTTCCAGGACGCGCGTCTGCTGCCGTGGAAGACGGTGCTGGACAACGTCCGGGTCGGCGTGCCGGGAGGCGACCGCGCCAAAGCGCTGGCGGCGCTGGAGCTCGTCGGGCTCGCGGACCGGGCGAAGGAGTGGCCGTCCGTCCTCTCCGGCGGCCAGCGCCAACGGGTCGCGCTCGCCCGCGCGCTTGCCGGCGAGCCGAGCCTCCTGCTGTTCGACGAGCCGCTTGGCGCGCTCGACGCGCTGACCCGCATCGAGATGCAGTCGCTCATCGAGCGGCTCTGGCGGGAGAAGCGCTTCACGGCGGTGCTCGTGACGCATGACGTCGGCGAAGCGGTCGCGCTCGCCGACCGCGTCGTGCTGGTCGAGAACGGCACGATCGCGCAGGACGTCGACATCGCGCTGGCGCGGCCGCGCGAGAAGGACAATGGCTTCGCCCATTACGAGAACACGATTCTGAATCGCGTGCTGGCAAGACAGCCGGCCGAAGCCGGCCAGGCCGGGTTCTCGATCTAG
- the ssuD gene encoding FMNH2-dependent alkanesulfonate monooxygenase yields the protein MEVFWFIPTHGDGRYLGSAEGARAVDATYMRQIAQAADRLGYGGVLLPTGSSCEDAWVVASSLIPVTERLKFLVAVRPGLMSPTLSARMAATFDRISGGRLLINVVTGGDPVENAGDGLFLNHSERYELTNEFLEVWRRELAGETVQFEGGHLKIEGGKVLYPPVQKPYPPLYFGGSSAAAQEVAADHIDVYLSWGEPPHEVAEKLDQVRKLAAERGRQVRFGIRLHVIVRETSEEAWREADRLISKVDDAAIEAARKVFARYDSVGQQRMTRLHGGDRSQLEIYPNLWAGVGLVRGGAGTALVGNPQEVAGLMKQYADLGIDTFILSGYPHLEEAYQFADLVFPLLPVKRPEGTGGPTSTSPFGELIANSIKPSEKAPVS from the coding sequence ATGGAAGTATTCTGGTTTATTCCAACTCATGGCGACGGACGGTATTTAGGATCGGCGGAGGGGGCGCGCGCGGTTGACGCCACCTATATGAGGCAAATCGCGCAAGCGGCGGATCGCCTCGGCTATGGCGGCGTGCTGCTGCCGACGGGCAGCTCCTGCGAGGATGCGTGGGTTGTCGCTTCCTCGCTCATTCCGGTGACGGAGCGGCTTAAGTTTCTCGTCGCGGTCCGTCCGGGCTTGATGTCGCCGACGCTGTCGGCGCGGATGGCCGCAACCTTTGACCGGATATCCGGCGGGCGGCTGCTCATTAACGTCGTGACCGGCGGCGATCCGGTGGAGAATGCCGGGGACGGTCTATTCCTTAACCATTCCGAGCGTTACGAGCTGACGAATGAGTTTTTGGAAGTGTGGCGCAGGGAGCTTGCGGGAGAGACCGTTCAATTCGAAGGCGGCCATTTGAAAATCGAAGGCGGCAAGGTGCTCTATCCGCCTGTTCAAAAGCCGTACCCGCCGCTTTATTTCGGCGGATCGTCGGCGGCGGCGCAGGAGGTCGCTGCCGACCATATCGACGTGTACCTGTCGTGGGGCGAGCCGCCGCATGAGGTAGCCGAGAAGCTGGATCAGGTGCGCAAGCTCGCGGCGGAACGCGGCAGACAGGTTCGCTTCGGCATCCGGCTTCATGTCATCGTCCGCGAAACCTCGGAAGAAGCGTGGCGGGAAGCAGACCGCCTGATCAGCAAAGTCGACGATGCCGCTATCGAGGCTGCGCGCAAAGTATTTGCCCGCTATGACTCGGTCGGCCAGCAGCGGATGACGCGCTTGCACGGCGGAGACCGGAGCCAGCTGGAGATTTACCCGAACCTGTGGGCCGGCGTGGGACTCGTCCGCGGCGGAGCGGGAACGGCGCTTGTCGGCAATCCGCAAGAGGTGGCAGGTCTCATGAAGCAATACGCCGATCTCGGAATCGATACGTTTATTCTGTCCGGCTATCCGCATTTGGAGGAGGCGTATCAGTTCGCTGACCTGGTGTTCCCGCTCCTGCCCGTGAAGCGGCCGGAAGGAACCGGCGGTCCAACCTCCACGAGTCCATTCGGAGAGCTGATCGCGAATTCCATCAAGCCTTCGGAAAAAGCGCCGGTTAGCTAA
- a CDS encoding sulfonate ABC transporter substrate-binding protein yields the protein MTKTTKRRSLTIALLGFILLLSACGTNNTGGNKAANNSASGNDSTAAEAPANDAGKATKELRIGFQKYGTVNILKAKGMLEKRLESEGYKVTWTEFPGGPQLLEALNVGSIDIGHTGEAPPIFAQAADTPLVYLAHEPESPASEGIIVPKDSKIETLADLKGKKVALNKGSNVHYLLVKALEKAGVDYKDITPVFLKPGDARVAFENGSVDAWVIWDPFLAAAQTATGAKLLTDGAGLVSNIEFYLASRQFAENNQPVIDAFNDELNKIDQWAKENQKEVAELLSPQLGIDVPSLEIASERREYGITPIDDSVIEAQQKIADTFFALQLIPKEITVKDATLK from the coding sequence ATGACAAAAACGACGAAACGACGTTCACTGACGATAGCGCTGCTTGGCTTCATTTTACTCTTATCTGCTTGCGGCACGAACAATACCGGCGGGAATAAGGCAGCAAACAATTCCGCTTCGGGCAATGATTCAACAGCCGCCGAGGCTCCCGCGAACGACGCGGGTAAGGCGACGAAAGAGCTTCGTATCGGCTTCCAAAAATACGGAACCGTTAATATTCTCAAAGCGAAGGGGATGCTTGAGAAGCGTCTGGAATCCGAAGGCTACAAAGTGACATGGACGGAGTTTCCGGGCGGGCCGCAGCTGCTTGAGGCGCTGAACGTCGGAAGCATCGACATCGGCCATACGGGAGAAGCGCCGCCGATCTTCGCGCAAGCCGCGGATACGCCGCTCGTGTATTTGGCTCATGAGCCGGAAAGTCCGGCAAGCGAAGGGATCATCGTGCCGAAGGATTCGAAAATCGAGACGCTGGCCGATTTGAAAGGGAAGAAGGTCGCGCTCAACAAAGGGTCCAACGTTCACTATTTGCTGGTCAAAGCGCTGGAGAAAGCCGGCGTCGACTATAAGGATATTACGCCTGTGTTTCTGAAGCCCGGCGATGCGCGGGTTGCGTTCGAGAACGGCAGCGTAGACGCGTGGGTCATCTGGGATCCGTTCCTCGCCGCCGCTCAAACGGCGACAGGGGCTAAGCTGCTGACCGACGGCGCAGGGCTTGTGTCCAACATTGAATTCTACTTGGCTTCGCGCCAATTCGCGGAGAACAACCAGCCGGTCATCGATGCGTTCAACGACGAGCTGAACAAGATCGACCAGTGGGCGAAGGAAAATCAGAAGGAAGTGGCGGAGCTGCTGTCGCCGCAGCTGGGGATTGACGTACCTTCGCTGGAAATCGCATCGGAACGAAGAGAGTACGGCATTACGCCGATTGACGACAGCGTCATTGAAGCCCAGCAGAAGATCGCCGACACGTTCTTCGCCCTGCAGCTCATTCCGAAAGAAATTACGGTGAAAGACGCAACGTTGAAATAA
- a CDS encoding ABC transporter permease subunit — translation MSDTTTTTKTAAASAAQAPTAAKARTKSKSKAASTNKWLIRLRTLLLEWAIPILAVALWQWFGSMEWISSRILPTPAAVVEAGWKLVENGQLFTYIGDSTRRAFIGFAIGGGIGFALAILNGLLPLSEKLTDSSIQMIRTIPHLSLIPLIIAWFGIGEQGKIFLVALGVAFPIYLNTLHGIRSIDHGLIEMGRTYGLRGFGLFRSIIFPGALPSILVGLRFALGIMWITLIVSETISSDSGIGYMAMNAREFFQMDVVVLSIIIYALLGKLSDWIAKQMERSWLQWHPHFRNGK, via the coding sequence ATGAGCGATACAACAACAACAACGAAAACGGCCGCTGCTTCGGCGGCCCAGGCTCCGACTGCGGCAAAGGCTAGGACGAAGTCGAAGTCGAAGGCTGCTTCAACCAACAAATGGCTGATCCGGTTACGTACCTTGCTGCTGGAGTGGGCGATTCCGATTTTGGCGGTCGCGCTTTGGCAGTGGTTCGGCAGCATGGAGTGGATTTCTTCGCGCATATTGCCGACGCCGGCGGCAGTCGTGGAGGCTGGCTGGAAGCTGGTGGAGAACGGCCAACTGTTCACGTACATCGGGGACAGCACGCGGCGCGCCTTTATCGGCTTTGCCATCGGCGGCGGCATCGGCTTCGCGCTGGCCATCTTGAACGGCCTGCTCCCGTTGTCCGAGAAGCTGACGGACTCCAGCATCCAGATGATCCGCACGATTCCGCATCTCTCGCTTATTCCGCTTATCATTGCGTGGTTCGGAATCGGCGAGCAGGGCAAAATTTTTCTCGTCGCGCTTGGCGTGGCGTTCCCGATTTACTTAAATACGCTCCATGGCATCCGTTCCATCGATCACGGGCTGATCGAGATGGGTCGCACGTACGGACTTCGGGGCTTCGGCTTATTCCGCTCGATTATTTTTCCGGGCGCGCTGCCGTCCATTCTTGTGGGATTGCGCTTCGCGCTCGGCATTATGTGGATCACGCTCATCGTATCGGAAACGATCTCCTCGGACAGCGGCATCGGCTATATGGCGATGAACGCGAGGGAGTTTTTCCAGATGGATGTCGTGGTGCTCAGCATCATTATTTACGCTTTGCTCGGCAAGCTGTCGGATTGGATCGCAAAACAGATGGAAAGGAGCTGGCTGCAATGGCATCCGCACTTCCGCAACGGGAAGTAA
- a CDS encoding nucleotidyltransferase domain-containing protein, with amino-acid sequence MLNVFEVAQTVVSHIQKHYAEDVALIAYYGSYAQGTATSRSDLDFFFIPATERGYQASIQFVIDDISFDFWPISWERAERMAKFEEQNTTIIADCNLLYVRSEEDRERFLKLREWIAELPQQQGLTFIEKAEAQLRDVYVHLYKMSRLAEGDFAACRTEAHGVLNKTVYSLALLNRTYMTRGWGKNREQLRQFAVRPVRLEQLAETILSAGSIKEIREACERLTEDMVTLLTEQRPAHKGAPSFPDRAKGFYEEIKGIFDKIITACEKNDYMLASYWAIGVQDEAAAFLYYFECGLWPDRLEIGAAYQSFYHEAGLPDLIPLLNPRDLVPLHDAVVRLDQLLERHLQERGVRMNRFEGVAQFEGFLEARVRA; translated from the coding sequence ATGCTAAACGTATTCGAAGTCGCACAAACGGTGGTCAGCCATATTCAAAAGCATTATGCCGAAGACGTTGCGCTCATCGCTTACTACGGTTCATATGCGCAAGGGACGGCCACCTCGCGGTCGGATCTCGATTTCTTCTTCATTCCGGCCACAGAGCGCGGCTATCAGGCTAGCATCCAATTTGTAATCGACGATATCAGCTTTGATTTTTGGCCGATCAGCTGGGAGAGGGCGGAACGAATGGCCAAATTCGAGGAGCAGAACACGACGATTATCGCGGATTGCAACCTATTGTACGTTCGTTCCGAGGAGGACCGGGAACGGTTTCTTAAGCTTCGAGAATGGATTGCCGAGCTGCCTCAGCAGCAGGGGTTGACGTTCATCGAGAAGGCGGAGGCCCAGTTGCGCGACGTTTATGTGCATCTCTACAAAATGAGCCGACTTGCCGAGGGGGATTTCGCCGCCTGCCGGACGGAAGCTCATGGCGTGCTGAATAAGACGGTGTACAGTCTCGCGCTGCTCAATCGAACGTATATGACAAGGGGCTGGGGCAAGAACCGCGAGCAGCTGCGGCAGTTTGCAGTACGTCCGGTACGTCTGGAGCAGCTGGCGGAAACGATTTTAAGCGCAGGCTCGATCAAGGAAATCCGTGAAGCATGCGAGCGGCTGACGGAGGACATGGTGACCTTGCTGACGGAGCAGCGGCCTGCGCATAAGGGCGCTCCGTCTTTTCCGGATCGGGCAAAAGGCTTCTATGAAGAGATAAAAGGGATTTTCGATAAAATCATTACGGCCTGCGAGAAGAACGATTATATGCTAGCCTCGTATTGGGCGATCGGCGTGCAGGATGAGGCTGCCGCGTTTCTCTATTATTTCGAATGCGGACTTTGGCCCGATAGATTGGAGATCGGCGCAGCCTATCAATCGTTCTATCATGAAGCGGGCTTGCCTGATTTGATTCCGCTTCTGAACCCTCGTGATCTCGTTCCGCTGCATGATGCGGTTGTACGTCTGGACCAGCTGCTCGAGAGACATTTGCAAGAACGGGGCGTGAGGATGAACCGATTTGAAGGTGTGGCACAGTTCGAGGGGTTTTTGGAAGCGCGCGTGCGAGCATGA
- a CDS encoding glycosyltransferase, producing the protein MKRYVVVWKGPITKKSGIGIASRAYVRALRRSGVRVTTRAGLRGSKRRLRILVYHFSPHKLNFNRARKQFDAIIMNTVWETTRIPKRWRAPLNKADAVCVPSMQNMRALRNSGVRKPIHIVPHGVDTRLFHPRNAKLPVKGAKGRFVFVSVFGFQHRKNPEGLLRAYWEAFSDSDNVLLLIKTSGYARHENARWIKRRILSYKKRLGMHRKKTAPVVVMAGQLNARKLRGIYTRGHAFVLPTRGEGVGLPFLEAMASGRPVIATGWGGHMDFLTRHNAFLVPYKLRPPISSMRRASSISRQFRHLFAERGQLWAEADIAGLRRQMRAAYQNPKLCRTKGRRGRLDARMLSWSRAGRLMKRAIENVVRKRS; encoded by the coding sequence GTGAAGCGGTACGTCGTCGTTTGGAAAGGGCCGATCACGAAGAAGTCCGGTATTGGCATCGCAAGCAGGGCTTACGTCCGGGCATTAAGGAGGAGCGGCGTACGCGTCACCACTCGGGCCGGCCTGCGGGGCAGCAAGAGGCGGCTGCGGATTCTGGTCTACCATTTCTCTCCCCATAAGCTCAACTTCAACCGGGCTAGAAAACAGTTCGATGCGATCATCATGAACACCGTTTGGGAGACGACGCGCATCCCAAAGCGATGGCGGGCGCCGCTTAATAAGGCCGATGCCGTCTGCGTTCCTTCGATGCAGAACATGCGCGCTTTGCGCAACAGCGGCGTAAGGAAACCGATTCACATCGTTCCCCATGGCGTAGATACCCGGTTGTTTCATCCCCGAAACGCGAAGCTTCCCGTCAAAGGCGCAAAGGGCAGGTTCGTTTTCGTTTCGGTGTTCGGCTTTCAGCATCGCAAAAATCCGGAGGGGCTGCTCCGGGCCTATTGGGAAGCTTTTTCCGATTCCGACAACGTGCTCCTGCTCATCAAAACAAGCGGATACGCGCGGCACGAGAACGCCCGTTGGATTAAGCGACGCATTCTCTCCTATAAGAAGAGACTCGGGATGCACCGCAAAAAGACAGCTCCGGTCGTCGTCATGGCCGGGCAATTAAACGCGCGAAAGCTTCGGGGCATTTACACGCGCGGCCACGCATTCGTGCTGCCGACCAGGGGAGAAGGCGTCGGACTGCCGTTTCTGGAGGCGATGGCCAGCGGGAGACCGGTCATTGCAACCGGCTGGGGCGGGCATATGGATTTTTTGACGCGGCACAATGCATTCCTTGTTCCTTATAAGCTTAGACCGCCGATTAGCAGCATGAGGCGCGCGTCCTCCATATCGCGCCAGTTTCGGCATTTGTTCGCGGAGAGGGGGCAGCTGTGGGCGGAGGCCGATATTGCGGGTTTGCGTCGGCAGATGAGAGCCGCGTACCAGAACCCGAAGCTGTGCAGGACGAAAGGACGGCGTGGCAGGCTCGACGCGCGTATGCTGTCTTGGAGCCGGGCAGGCAGATTGATGAAGCGAGCGATTGAGAACGTGGTCCGAAAACGAAGCTGA
- a CDS encoding DUF6492 family protein, which yields MPRLVRIKSSKVKIDVFIPAIEKDLGTLPYVINAVRKQVKHPIGRFLIVSPNSSRIKALCKRKRCTFVNENKVLPITKKHIHYRSRRWERSGWMFQQLLKLGGDKLCSSNYFLVIDADTVLIRPHVFRSGGKTLFYCRNWSQPEYFRTYRKLMGKKAIRPASFVTHYMLFERSKLRQMKKMIAAKHGMSWYRAILKSMDRTKQFAFSEFETYANYLYARNRSGVGIRKALNKSLNMSASQLSPARRQSLARSYRSVSFHKRKAYSRKRYSR from the coding sequence ATGCCACGCCTCGTGCGGATCAAGAGCAGCAAGGTGAAGATCGACGTGTTCATACCGGCTATCGAAAAGGACCTCGGCACCCTCCCCTATGTCATCAATGCGGTCAGAAAGCAGGTCAAACATCCGATCGGCCGGTTTCTGATCGTTTCGCCGAACAGCAGCCGCATCAAGGCGCTGTGCAAGCGCAAGCGGTGCACGTTCGTGAACGAGAACAAGGTACTGCCGATCACGAAGAAGCATATCCATTACCGCTCCAGACGATGGGAGCGTTCAGGCTGGATGTTCCAGCAGCTGTTGAAGCTTGGCGGCGACAAGCTGTGTTCCTCGAACTATTTTCTCGTCATCGACGCCGACACCGTGCTGATCAGGCCGCATGTGTTTCGCTCCGGCGGCAAAACGCTGTTCTATTGCCGGAACTGGAGCCAGCCGGAATATTTTCGCACGTATCGGAAGCTGATGGGGAAGAAGGCGATCCGCCCGGCCTCCTTCGTGACGCATTACATGCTGTTCGAACGATCGAAGCTGCGCCAGATGAAGAAGATGATTGCCGCGAAGCACGGCATGAGCTGGTATCGGGCGATTCTGAAAAGCATGGACCGGACGAAGCAGTTCGCGTTCTCGGAATTCGAAACGTACGCCAACTATTTATATGCCCGGAACCGAAGCGGCGTCGGCATCCGAAAGGCGCTGAACAAGAGCCTCAACATGAGTGCCAGTCAGCTTTCGCCGGCGCGGCGCCAATCGCTTGCCCGCAGCTATCGATCGGTATCGTTCCATAAACGCAAAGCCTATTCGCGCAAGAGGTACAGCCGGTGA